In one window of Campylobacter hepaticus DNA:
- the flgQ gene encoding flagellar assembly protein FlgQ: MERIICLLIFFSFKLFAQDEFIFWAELSSKNFILFYQKQNLSLAMTKSEDITTQWVCEIAYSDMDLKNLPRTSLGMIDDLMPKTIKFNFLNSHIDELSDCFISAKISVKDIINANLLQAQSETYVKILPLRFIVEFGEQGAMIYYLKKR; the protein is encoded by the coding sequence GTGGAAAGAATTATTTGCTTATTAATATTTTTTAGCTTTAAACTTTTTGCCCAAGATGAATTTATTTTTTGGGCAGAACTTTCTAGCAAAAATTTTATACTTTTTTATCAAAAACAAAATCTATCCTTAGCGATGACAAAGAGTGAAGATATTACAACACAATGGGTTTGTGAAATTGCTTATAGTGATATGGATTTAAAAAACCTACCGCGTACTTCTTTAGGTATGATTGATGATTTAATGCCAAAAACTATTAAATTTAATTTTTTAAATTCTCATATAGATGAACTTAGCGATTGTTTTATAAGTGCTAAAATTAGTGTTAAAGATATTATAAATGCTAATTTATTGCAGGCCCAAAGTGAAACTTATGTTAAAATTCTACCTTTAAGATTTATAGTTGAATTTGGCGAGCAAGGTGCAATGATTTATTATCTTAAAAAAAGGTAA